tatatttaattgaagaatggaaatacaaaaatacaatatAAAGAATAAACCCAAGTCGAGACACGCAAAACAtgctttccttaaagcagatttgccccctctacGTGAACGGTGCTAGAGgattcgtgagcaaccacttcccagaATACAACAGCTATCAAGCAGAGCGAAAGCACCACTGCGCCTACTTAGGCGAACTCGAAACAAACATTCCTTCTATCACCAGAAAATTCTATAGAGACAGAAGAGAGAAATATACTAAGTGTGTGATACTCTATATGTGTGTGTCTTAGAATGAGAGGAAAAACATCattttataggcttcatggagagttgataatgtgtgtgaatcaagtgcattaatcctaaaatatccaacaaatatggaatcttaatttatgaaaataaatcagaattaatcacttattctggtaatatcagAAGTTACCCAAAGTAATTTTatgaaaatcaatcagaattaatcacacaatattctgatttttcaattttgaccaaagtgatttgctaaaatcaatcagaataaatcacacaatattatGATATTCTCATCTTTAACCAAAGTAATTTGCTGAATCATTACTattttaggcatcaatttctcattcactcaattttttccAACAAATTCTGTtgcgactaattttttttttttttgactggATCTTGTCACAAGTTATAGTTATCCAATCACACACAAACCTATATATATGACAAGATTCAATCATGAGATTGGTATATTCTGTTATATAGTATCCTACATGCACCTAAGACATTTGTCTTTAACTTACACAACAGATTTATCCATTATTATAAACTTCATActttggaagaagaaaaaaaagtataaacttcAAAACTTGAATATTTCATAAAAAAgtgcttttttttttatctccGTTACTAATTTCACTATCTCTTGTTTTAAATCAATGTACGATAAATATAACTTAATTAATAATTGCAtacatttaattttatttaaaaaatgtattaatttattgtcatataaattttaaataaataaacaatgtcataaaattataaaagaaaatatttgataTAACGTATAACATgaacaaatatatatatgaaattgcttaatatgttttttttttaaatattttgtgtATGACATCCAAATTAAATGTTTAAACTCtaaaatatttataacatatATGGATAATAATActtcttaaatatttttatttataattaaaaattatgttttatctATTAACATACAAATCTTTGTTCGTAATTGTAAATGTATATAAACACTACAAAAATcagggcctataccgagaacaaatgtcctcggtataagccgaaatgtcctcggtatatcttataccgagacaatgtcgtcggtataaagttgtcggtacagccgcgtcggtaaaacaaaacgtctaccgacgacattcaaaatgttctcggtatacgttttaccgaggataatgtcctcggtagaaagtgacaaatgtcctcggtacaacAAACCTCAATTTCTCATCGTACTGGTATATACCGACATCTTGgtggtatataccgaggacaatgtcctcggtatagacttgtccccaatttttttttatatttgttattcccttatttatttatttattttgaattaaatataagaaaatagaataaaattaaaacacttatattaaagatataaaaaaaaacataagagtgtattcgttgaattaaaataaagacttgtcttaaacatgataatgtaatagtcaattgtaataaaattcatacataagtcctactgagtcggtgctccaacatcaggatcatcgggtggtggtggtggggcagattgagatcccggggtgatacaatgagtccggacatgctcctctaactgtcgaagacgctctctcatctcagacaactcttcatctctagtttgtgaaggacgaaaatcaaatggagttcggtcccttatgttaaggatacgtccatatcctttctggtggccccgtcgttttccgaagacattttgtaccaaagatatgtcttcatcttcaggcgcactcgaaactggtgtggaactctcagtatcagttgcctgtgtctgctgtgtgtcgcggtatgcacgcaattcctcctgtgatacaatgtataatgtaattaaaattttgaaacaattaaaaatttgaaaaatgtttaaaaaaacttaacgtacccaagtattttttgctgtctctgtcacccaccctgtgcctgatttatggtgagtatccatccagctatccgggatggactcaagttgcccagtctctaaattgcgctgtcacgtacatatatttttataaaattaataattaaacgtaaataagaaaaataaactaaaaaataattaattaactaacctttttatagcgtaaggctgggattgactgagaacctccatagctaagctctttcaatttctttctattttccttgttgaccacagaacgtttctgcaaaaagttatcgttagtaatatatttaattaagatagttaagtttagcaagaaattaataccgtaatttctgggcgacggaaaaaatcaattgctttttgccactgcgtatccatgcaaccaccataacgattttgtggcccattaatcgttaagtgctctttaatatcgtacttccagtcagaatactttttagcacacgaagtatcaatgcctctcaagatcctaggcatatgcccttctccatatctagtacgcccaatatcaaacaaatcatcctaatttacaaacatttattagtaaatatcatatataacataaaatgagaattaacataaaaatacataaactacttacttccaaatgtgcaagtattctttctttcgaggcatttggtacttttgaccattgaggacagtccggatctgtatactgtcgaacaagtaatctgagctctcttgagaaatttgagctgtactctccgatctctttatatgttctcccccgcacatcccactcgagagggagaggacgccccaactgttccctcttttcccgcgtgttcaatcccttatggcgtccacgtttacttggaggcgctattgtatgcaaattcaatattttaaaattaatatggattaattgttaaattttaaggagtatatcaatgtgtaaaatattacctcgttcacaatcagctgggatatctgcCGGTCCACatggaggatcgcatcctccaccatcacccccgtgagattgagcaataacatcagccatatctgtcaaattaatcgatattaaaattacatttatcagttaaaaatgacaatataaaattatttattgttaaaaataattacttcaacatattataaaattaccacttaattatcactataataatcttcactatcatcatcggtttctatgtgttcatcttcctcttcatcatcttcatattcaacctcctcctcctcctcctccacttcctcttcctcctcctcctccacttcctcttcctcctcctcctcttcttcttccatttcctcctccctctcctcctcaattgcaacattatctatctcaacaaattgtaatggagcccccgtacgttcaaagctgatttgtggcaacggtccaagatcaacgaataattggaaattagaggaactagtgtcgtgcataacatctacttctacatcctccgcttgttcttcaactagtgggatgtcccacacatttctgtgatgcacttcttggacgactttccaatgagatttatttttaaggtcttcaatgtagaaaacttggttagcctgagttgctaagataaatttatcatctttgaaggcctccgaactggttttgatactcgttatgttttgctcaaactttaatcctgaagaccgattagtgtcaaaccatttgcacttaaataatacaacagaacaaccagaaagataagacatcactaaaacttcttccaactggccgtaataagtactattttcgacacccgctacagagactccactattttgagttttgcgattcttgtccctgtcataacacaaaaatcttactccatttacaacacacccagggtacgacgcaacacgagttgaagaaccgtttgctaaagagattaattcttcatCTACTTCCAAGGATCCTGTTTgtcgaagatgataaatcttattataaaaccaattaggaaattcctctctatgtaattggtctaggttttcaacacctctagtctgtaaaatttccctatgctctctgcaaaaaacaaaaacaactaatttaagagctactaataagagttataataaacatgcaatgaaatgatgaactactttaattacttaccgaagatatggcaagatctcattgcagttgtttagaatataccaatctgctattttcttcacttcatcttccaaaattgtcaatgatttcttaccaattggacgaccctgagatcgaaagaccgacatctttttaagtgatggaccaacatctacatttcggtctggacgattgaactttgtctcaacacctttcaagtacatggagcaacatgttaatgcctcatcaaccacatatccttctgctattgagccctctggacgtgctttgttacggacataattcttcaattttttcatatacctttcaaaaggatacatccacctcatgtgaatcggtcctccaagtattgcttcttcctgtaaatgtattagtagatggaccatgatatcgaaaaaagcaggtgggaaaatattctctaacttgcaaacaatctcaacaattgaagtttggactttttctaaatctgagacttttagagttctcgcacaaatgagcttgaagaaagtgcaAAATTCTCCAGAGTTGTACTGATTgatttctctaggaatgcatgcacaccaactggcaaaaggcgttgcataatgatgtgacaatcatgCGATTTCAAACCAGTTATCTTATTGTCATTGTCAAtcacatttttccttaggttagatccaaaaccatctggaaacttcactgatttaagaaatcgacaaaacttttggcgatcttcaacagtgaaagtgaatttggccgcaggcttttgtatccgaccattcaacttcctcagctgtaactctggtctcatct
The Humulus lupulus chromosome 6, drHumLupu1.1, whole genome shotgun sequence DNA segment above includes these coding regions:
- the LOC133783783 gene encoding uncharacterized protein LOC133783783; translated protein: MDTQWQKAIDFFRRPEITKRSVVNKENRKKLKELSYGGSQSIPALRYKKRNLETGQLESIPDSWMDTHHKSGTGWVTETAKNTWEELRAYRDTQQTQATDTESSTPVSSAPEDEDISLVQNVFGKRRGHQKGYGRILNIRDRTPFDFRPSQTRDEELSEMRERLRQLEEHVRTHCITPGSQSAPPPPPDDPDVGAPTQ